A genomic segment from Gilvibacter sp. SZ-19 encodes:
- a CDS encoding DUF2188 domain-containing protein produces the protein MAKEKSFLRTLLEIITQIFETTQRNSRTRTWHQHVVPYEDGWAVRREGNKRITSKHRKQSTAINRAKSIARKKKADVIIHRKEGGIRDRISFD, from the coding sequence ATGGCTAAGGAAAAATCCTTTTTGCGTACCCTATTAGAGATCATTACACAGATCTTCGAGACCACTCAACGAAACTCACGTACCCGAACCTGGCATCAACATGTTGTCCCCTATGAAGACGGCTGGGCAGTGCGCCGAGAAGGAAACAAACGCATTACCTCAAAACACCGCAAGCAGAGTACGGCTATTAATCGGGCAAAATCTATAGCGCGTAAAAAGAAAGCCGACGTGATCATTCACCGCAAAGAAGGTGGTATTCGCGACCGGATTAGCTTTGATTGA
- a CDS encoding YHS domain-containing (seleno)protein → MYKLMIAAFFLMLSPISQAQEVNTKRGVAVKGYDVVAYFDGQPQKGDKAFELSHEGVTYRFTSAANAKRFKADPQAYLPQYGGYCAYAIALNGKKVDIDPETFEIRDGKLYLFYNAWGNNTLKKWLEDPEGLKAQADENWKM, encoded by the coding sequence ATGTATAAATTGATGATCGCCGCTTTCTTTTTAATGCTGAGTCCTATTAGCCAGGCACAAGAGGTCAATACCAAAAGAGGTGTAGCTGTTAAAGGCTATGATGTAGTGGCCTATTTTGATGGGCAGCCGCAAAAAGGCGACAAAGCCTTTGAACTTTCTCATGAGGGAGTTACTTACCGCTTTACCTCCGCAGCGAATGCAAAAAGATTTAAGGCCGATCCGCAAGCCTACTTGCCCCAATACGGCGGATATTGTGCCTATGCCATCGCCCTAAATGGAAAAAAGGTAGACATCGATCCGGAGACCTTTGAGATAAGAGATGGCAAGTTATATCTCTTCTACAACGCTTGGGGAAATAATACTTTGAAGAAGTGGCTGGAAGATCCTGAAGGCTTAAAAGCCCAAGCCGATGAAAATTGGAAGATGTAG
- a CDS encoding carbonic anhydrase family protein, which produces MKAHTKETQAAMTSATALQALIDGNKRFMAGQQVNRDLNQQIADTANGQYPFATVLHCIDSRVSAELLFDQGIGDIFSIRIAGNFVNDDILGSMEFACKLAGTKLIVVLGHTACGAVKGACDHARLGNLTTLINKLEPAVEAVSEPTEPEERTSKNIDFVNAVAKKNVEMTIKNIRNRSGVLKEMEDDGSIAIVGGMYDIADGSVTFY; this is translated from the coding sequence ATGAAAGCACATACTAAAGAAACACAGGCGGCAATGACCTCCGCCACTGCCCTACAGGCACTGATAGATGGAAACAAGCGCTTTATGGCTGGCCAGCAGGTTAATCGTGATCTGAATCAACAGATTGCCGATACCGCTAATGGTCAGTATCCATTCGCTACTGTTTTGCATTGTATAGACTCTCGAGTATCTGCCGAATTACTTTTTGATCAAGGTATAGGCGATATCTTTAGCATTCGTATAGCAGGAAACTTTGTCAACGATGATATTTTAGGTTCTATGGAATTCGCCTGTAAATTGGCAGGTACCAAACTGATCGTTGTTTTAGGACACACGGCTTGTGGTGCAGTTAAAGGAGCTTGTGATCACGCGCGTTTGGGCAATCTAACTACGCTGATCAACAAACTTGAGCCTGCTGTAGAAGCGGTAAGCGAGCCTACAGAACCAGAAGAGCGCACTTCAAAGAACATTGACTTTGTGAACGCCGTAGCCAAAAAGAACGTGGAAATGACTATAAAAAACATTCGCAACCGTTCTGGCGTCTTGAAAGAAATGGAAGACGATGGCAGCATTGCCATTGTTGGAGGCATGTACGACATTGCAGACGGCAGTGTAACCTTCTACTAG
- a CDS encoding SulP family inorganic anion transporter, which translates to MFKNIKNDLPASIVVFFVALPLCLGIALASGAPLFSGLIAGIVGGIIVGSLSGSSIGVSGPAAGLAAIVSAAIISLEGFETFLLAVVLAGVIQIGFGLLRFGIIAYYFPSSVIKGMLTGIGIIIILKEIPHFFGYDKDAIGDFAYNQMDGQTTFTELGNMMDYISPGATLIALVSLAILILWDKVLTKKSSIFKLIQGPLVAVVLGIVFFSFTLGTDLEISKEHLVQIPVPEDFSSFLGQFTFPNWSAITTSGIWVTAFTIALVASLETLLCVEATDKLDPEKRVTPTNRELLAQGAGNMVSGLIGGLPITQVIVRSSTNIQSGGKSKLSAIIHGFFLILAVIAIPTLMNKIPLSVLAAVLLVVGYKLANPKLFVKMYRMGWKQFIPFIVTVIGIVRLDLLKGIGLGLAVGIIIILYKSYQNSHFLHIEDKSNGKQKIKMTLAEEVTFFNKGAILKELDALEENSYLELDVRNTRYLDNDIIEILEDFQEKAKNRNITINLISTRGTVENPDSYIEFFKLKPTS; encoded by the coding sequence ATGTTTAAAAATATTAAAAACGACTTGCCTGCAAGTATCGTCGTATTCTTTGTAGCGCTTCCACTCTGTTTGGGGATCGCGCTTGCTAGTGGAGCTCCCCTCTTCTCTGGTCTTATCGCAGGTATTGTAGGGGGTATTATCGTCGGATCTTTAAGTGGTTCGAGTATTGGAGTTTCTGGTCCTGCAGCGGGCTTAGCTGCTATTGTATCTGCTGCTATTATTTCGTTGGAAGGCTTTGAGACCTTTCTATTGGCGGTAGTTCTGGCCGGTGTCATTCAAATTGGCTTTGGACTGTTGCGTTTCGGAATCATTGCGTATTATTTCCCTTCTTCGGTGATCAAAGGAATGCTTACAGGTATTGGTATTATTATTATCCTTAAAGAGATCCCGCACTTCTTTGGATATGACAAGGACGCTATAGGCGACTTTGCTTACAACCAAATGGACGGACAAACCACCTTTACAGAATTAGGCAATATGATGGACTATATAAGTCCTGGTGCCACCTTGATCGCTTTGGTCTCTTTGGCTATTTTGATCTTATGGGACAAAGTACTGACCAAGAAGTCTAGCATCTTTAAATTGATACAAGGGCCTTTAGTGGCCGTAGTATTGGGGATCGTATTCTTTTCTTTCACCTTAGGAACAGATTTGGAGATCAGCAAGGAGCATTTGGTACAAATTCCTGTACCTGAAGACTTCTCCTCTTTCTTAGGACAATTCACCTTTCCGAATTGGAGCGCCATTACCACTTCAGGAATCTGGGTAACGGCCTTCACCATTGCTTTGGTTGCATCTTTAGAGACGCTACTCTGTGTAGAGGCGACAGACAAGCTTGACCCAGAGAAACGCGTTACTCCTACCAATAGAGAGCTATTGGCTCAAGGAGCCGGAAACATGGTCTCTGGACTTATTGGAGGGCTTCCGATAACTCAGGTAATTGTAAGAAGTTCTACCAATATTCAATCTGGAGGGAAATCTAAGCTATCTGCTATTATTCACGGATTCTTCCTAATTCTAGCTGTTATCGCTATCCCAACCTTGATGAACAAGATCCCGCTGTCTGTTCTGGCCGCTGTGCTTTTGGTAGTGGGTTATAAACTCGCCAACCCTAAGCTGTTCGTTAAGATGTACCGCATGGGCTGGAAGCAGTTTATTCCTTTCATAGTTACCGTTATTGGAATTGTGCGCTTAGACTTGCTTAAAGGAATTGGACTTGGTTTGGCAGTAGGTATCATCATCATTTTATACAAGAGCTACCAAAACTCCCACTTCTTGCATATCGAAGACAAGAGTAACGGCAAACAGAAGATAAAAATGACCTTGGCAGAAGAGGTGACCTTCTTTAACAAAGGGGCTATCTTAAAAGAGCTAGATGCCTTAGAAGAAAACTCTTATTTGGAATTGGACGTGCGCAATACGCGTTATCTGGACAATGACATCATAGAGATTCTGGAGGACTTCCAAGAAAAGGCCAAGAATAGGAACATAACCATTAATCTGATCTCTACACGAGGGACCGTAGAGAATCCAGACAGTTATATCGAATTTTTCAAATTAAAACCAACTTCATAA
- a CDS encoding sulfite exporter TauE/SafE family protein, whose protein sequence is MEFDWNLLLLVGAGFIAGVVNTFAGGGSLLTLPVLIFMGLPAAVANGTNRINILLQTMSSSAGFLSKGVNTFPFSIYLAIPAVIGAVLGARIAIDLPESLFNKILAFVMIAVVVYLVTQRKRGLKELAERLSGKHLWVSMLLFFFIGIYGGFIQAGTGFLILLVLAMVNRLSLVKSNAVKVIVVFIFNIGALLTFALAGDIKWSYGLVMSIGSASGAWLASRWAVDKGDKLVKIFLVVMVIAMAIKLWFFTS, encoded by the coding sequence ATGGAATTCGATTGGAATCTCTTGTTGCTCGTAGGAGCGGGTTTTATTGCAGGTGTGGTAAATACCTTTGCCGGCGGAGGCTCTCTGCTTACGCTACCTGTGCTGATCTTTATGGGCTTACCTGCTGCCGTGGCCAACGGAACCAATAGGATCAATATCCTTTTGCAAACCATGTCTAGCTCGGCAGGGTTTTTATCTAAGGGAGTCAATACCTTTCCTTTCAGCATATATTTGGCTATCCCGGCGGTGATAGGTGCGGTCTTAGGGGCTCGCATCGCCATTGATCTACCTGAATCGCTGTTCAACAAAATTCTAGCCTTTGTCATGATCGCGGTGGTGGTCTATTTGGTCACTCAACGCAAACGCGGATTAAAGGAGCTGGCCGAACGCCTCAGTGGGAAACACTTGTGGGTAAGCATGCTCTTATTCTTCTTTATTGGTATTTACGGCGGATTCATTCAGGCTGGAACCGGCTTTTTGATCCTTTTGGTACTCGCCATGGTCAACCGCTTGAGTTTGGTCAAATCCAATGCGGTAAAGGTCATTGTGGTCTTTATTTTCAATATCGGAGCCCTGCTGACCTTTGCTTTGGCCGGCGATATCAAATGGAGTTACGGACTGGTAATGTCAATAGGTAGTGCTAGTGGAGCTTGGTTGGCCAGCCGTTGGGCAGTAGACAAAGGCGATAAATTGGTCAAGATCTTTTTGGTGGTCATGGTTATTGCCATGGCTATCAAGCTTTGGTTCTTTACTTCCTAA
- a CDS encoding NAD(P)H-dependent oxidoreductase, translating to MESAVVEKLNWRYATKKFDPNKKLSQAQLDTLSDAFNLTATSYGLQALKMVVISNQAIKKELVAHSWNQQQVSDASHVLVICRETVLDSNFIKAHFQRVEEIRNTPREILAPFEQFLLDSFADKSETELATWMDKQAYIALGNLLTVCALEHIDSCPMEGFDPVAYDRVLGLQAKGLTSVLVLPVGYRAEDDFMAELKKVRRGTDQVVLTVE from the coding sequence ATGGAATCAGCAGTAGTAGAAAAACTCAATTGGCGATACGCCACTAAGAAGTTCGACCCGAACAAAAAACTGAGTCAAGCCCAGCTCGACACTTTGAGCGATGCTTTTAATCTCACCGCAACCTCTTATGGTTTACAAGCGTTAAAAATGGTAGTGATCTCCAATCAGGCCATAAAAAAAGAACTCGTAGCTCATAGCTGGAATCAACAGCAGGTAAGTGATGCCTCACACGTGCTTGTGATCTGTAGAGAAACGGTACTTGATTCCAACTTTATCAAAGCGCATTTTCAGCGCGTGGAGGAAATCCGCAACACACCACGTGAGATCTTGGCTCCCTTTGAACAGTTTCTCTTGGATTCTTTTGCCGACAAATCAGAGACAGAACTGGCTACTTGGATGGATAAACAGGCCTATATCGCTTTGGGAAATCTACTTACCGTATGCGCTTTGGAGCACATAGATTCCTGCCCTATGGAAGGCTTTGATCCTGTGGCATACGATAGGGTTCTAGGTCTCCAGGCCAAGGGACTGACCTCTGTTTTGGTCCTGCCGGTGGGTTATCGTGCTGAAGATGATTTTATGGCCGAACTCAAGAAAGTTCGCCGAGGCACAGACCAAGTGGTTCTTACCGTTGAATAA
- a CDS encoding DegT/DnrJ/EryC1/StrS aminotransferase family protein: protein MPGFELFGAAERQHVQDVLNTGILMRYGFDGLRDGIWKAKEFESAFAERMGVDHCQLVSSGTAALTVALAAAGIGAGDEVIMPTFTFVASFESIIAIGAVPVLVDIDDTLCLDPTAVEAAITPKTKCVMPVHMCGAMADLEPLKAICDKHGLLLLEDACQAIGGTYQGTALGAYGDLGCFSFDFVKTITCGEGGGVITNNADYAKRADHYQDHGHDHIGNDRGAEGHPFLGYNYRISELQAAVGLGQLSQFDEILSIQKKNFRIIAEALADLPNVTPRRIPEGAEGNHSFINFFMESEVQAAKAQKALAAAGIDGCFYWYNNNWHYIRGWAHLKNATGAGPLSEAIKKQLLSLEERDFSKSDHWMGRNLSCLVKLSWTEAEVRKRAATMREVLSKL from the coding sequence ATGCCCGGATTTGAACTTTTCGGTGCTGCAGAACGCCAGCACGTACAAGACGTACTCAATACAGGAATTTTAATGCGTTATGGTTTTGATGGCCTGCGCGATGGAATTTGGAAAGCTAAAGAATTTGAATCGGCCTTTGCCGAGCGCATGGGCGTAGACCATTGCCAGTTGGTAAGCAGTGGAACAGCAGCACTTACTGTGGCTCTTGCAGCTGCAGGAATCGGGGCAGGAGACGAGGTGATCATGCCTACCTTTACTTTTGTAGCCAGCTTTGAATCTATCATAGCGATAGGCGCAGTACCTGTACTTGTAGACATAGATGATACCCTTTGTTTAGATCCAACTGCTGTAGAAGCGGCCATAACTCCTAAAACCAAATGTGTCATGCCTGTGCATATGTGCGGTGCCATGGCAGATCTGGAGCCTTTAAAAGCCATTTGTGATAAACACGGCCTCTTGCTTTTAGAAGATGCTTGTCAGGCCATAGGTGGAACATATCAGGGCACCGCCTTAGGGGCCTATGGCGATCTAGGATGTTTTTCTTTCGACTTTGTAAAGACCATTACCTGCGGAGAGGGCGGGGGTGTCATTACTAACAATGCCGATTATGCTAAACGCGCCGATCATTACCAAGACCACGGCCACGATCATATTGGTAACGACAGAGGAGCAGAAGGGCATCCCTTTTTGGGCTACAATTACCGCATCAGCGAATTACAAGCTGCAGTAGGGTTGGGCCAACTTAGTCAGTTCGATGAGATCCTCAGCATACAAAAAAAGAATTTCAGGATTATAGCAGAAGCTTTAGCAGACCTGCCCAACGTTACTCCAAGACGCATTCCAGAAGGGGCGGAGGGGAACCATTCCTTTATCAATTTCTTTATGGAATCTGAAGTACAGGCCGCGAAAGCACAAAAAGCACTTGCAGCGGCTGGTATAGACGGCTGCTTTTACTGGTACAACAACAATTGGCATTATATCCGCGGATGGGCGCACTTAAAGAACGCCACAGGAGCCGGACCACTATCAGAAGCCATAAAAAAGCAATTGTTATCCCTTGAAGAACGCGATTTCTCTAAAAGCGATCATTGGATGGGCAGGAACCTCTCTTGTCTTGTGAAACTATCATGGACAGAAGCGGAGGTGCGCAAACGCGCAGCTACTATGCGAGAGGTGCTATCTAAGCTCTAA
- the ribB gene encoding 3,4-dihydroxy-2-butanone-4-phosphate synthase: METAQKQITLNTIEEAIADIRAGKVVIVVDDENRENEGDFIAAAEAVTPEMINFMATHGRGLICAPLTEERCQELELTMMVENNTVLHHTQFTVSVDLIGHGCTTGISVHDRAKTIKALVDKDTKPQDLGRPGHIFPLRAKEGGVLRRTGHTEAAIDLARLAGMEPAGILVEILNEDGTMARLPQLVEVAKKFDLKLISIEDLVAYRMQHDSLIEKMEDFQIATNFGSYRLRAYKQTTNDQVHLALTQGDWSSDEPVAVRINSTLVNNDILGTLTNNADKKLDDMFKAVEKEGKGAVVFINQQSQSLNLLKRLSELKAQQSGNEVVKAPRIAMDNKDFGIGAQILHDLGISKIRLISNNPQTKRVGMIGYGLEITDYINY, from the coding sequence ATGGAGACGGCTCAAAAGCAGATCACTTTAAACACCATAGAAGAAGCTATTGCAGACATTCGTGCCGGCAAGGTGGTTATAGTGGTCGACGATGAGAACAGAGAGAATGAAGGGGATTTTATCGCTGCCGCCGAGGCCGTAACCCCAGAAATGATCAACTTTATGGCTACTCACGGTCGTGGACTTATCTGTGCGCCACTTACCGAGGAGCGCTGCCAAGAGTTAGAACTCACCATGATGGTAGAGAACAATACAGTTTTACACCACACCCAATTTACCGTTTCTGTAGATCTTATTGGTCACGGTTGCACCACCGGAATTTCCGTTCATGACCGCGCCAAGACCATAAAGGCCTTAGTGGATAAAGACACCAAACCACAAGACTTGGGGCGTCCCGGACACATATTCCCATTACGTGCTAAAGAAGGTGGTGTACTAAGACGTACCGGACATACCGAGGCAGCTATAGATCTAGCTCGATTGGCCGGTATGGAGCCAGCAGGTATCTTGGTAGAGATCCTGAACGAAGACGGAACCATGGCCCGTTTGCCTCAGTTGGTAGAAGTAGCCAAAAAATTCGATCTGAAGTTGATCTCGATAGAAGATCTGGTAGCCTATCGCATGCAGCATGACTCCTTGATCGAGAAGATGGAAGATTTTCAGATAGCGACCAACTTTGGGAGTTATCGTTTACGCGCCTACAAACAAACCACCAATGATCAAGTGCATTTGGCCTTGACCCAAGGCGATTGGTCTTCCGACGAGCCTGTAGCCGTTAGGATCAATTCAACCTTGGTCAATAATGACATCTTAGGAACCCTGACCAACAATGCCGACAAAAAACTGGACGATATGTTCAAAGCTGTCGAAAAAGAAGGTAAAGGTGCCGTGGTGTTCATCAATCAGCAGTCGCAATCACTTAATCTATTGAAGCGTTTAAGCGAGCTCAAGGCACAGCAGTCCGGCAATGAAGTGGTCAAAGCTCCGCGCATTGCAATGGACAACAAAGACTTTGGTATTGGTGCTCAAATTCTACACGACCTGGGTATTTCCAAGATCCGCCTGATCTCAAACAACCCACAAACCAAGCGCGTTGGTATGATTGGTTACGGTTTGGAGATCACCGATTATATCAATTATTAG
- a CDS encoding LptF/LptG family permease codes for MKILDRYILVTYIRTFISVFLILMFIFILQTIWLYISELAGKGLDMMVVLKFLMYFSPKLIPLVLPLTILVSSLMVFGNFAEKYEFAAMKSTGISLQRAMRSLTLFIILISFTAFWFANSVIPWAEYKSLNLRRNIAQKKPAMVIAEGQFSPIGEELNIKVEKKSGDRDQFLEEVIIHKKKPKIAGNYTVMVAERGELIGSEDSNVLSLKLDNVYYYDEVQPRDVQKKKKKPFVKSYLDVYTINIDLSEINNIDLEAEGELSNHGMYPISELIPAIDTLSDNFSTDIKTFANTMYLRSGVPSIGENYAPKEPKDTVYNPLDAFQPIDQKKIIQIAQSHVSGTLQTLEAKKDEFFLKRKNIIKHEIALHEKYVFAIACVILFFIGAPLGAIIRKGGFGLPMVIAILLFLTYHFIGIFAKNSAEDGSLNAVMATWLSSLILLPLGIWITYRATTDQNVFDFDSFFGRFRRRPKLAPVANQVALSQTQKDELAALDNDGLIRVVKYHRKFGYSSTYRNQALLYLEQRGISELELRMQGNFEDHIYNEAMLAFGEYKKLSKQTLYMYLLSVALSILFLFFAIYDAQVGAFLEAALPVVYYATLAFFYIKLIQTFLWHNKIYKAMKQKTPVDIIVGYLLFGLPLFYFFKRTFDKRIEADIKQL; via the coding sequence TTGAAAATACTCGATCGTTACATACTGGTCACCTATATACGCACTTTTATAAGTGTGTTCCTGATCCTTATGTTCATTTTTATACTCCAGACAATCTGGTTGTATATTTCTGAGCTGGCAGGAAAAGGTTTGGACATGATGGTGGTCTTGAAGTTCTTAATGTACTTCTCACCAAAATTGATTCCGTTAGTATTGCCCTTGACGATCTTAGTTTCTAGCCTGATGGTGTTTGGGAACTTTGCAGAGAAGTACGAGTTTGCCGCCATGAAGTCTACCGGGATCTCCCTGCAAAGGGCCATGCGTAGCCTTACCCTCTTTATTATTCTGATAAGCTTTACAGCTTTTTGGTTTGCCAACAGTGTAATTCCCTGGGCGGAATACAAATCGCTCAACCTAAGGCGTAACATTGCCCAGAAAAAACCGGCTATGGTTATCGCCGAAGGACAGTTCAGCCCTATAGGCGAGGAACTCAACATTAAGGTGGAAAAAAAATCGGGCGATAGAGACCAGTTTTTGGAAGAGGTCATCATTCACAAAAAGAAACCCAAAATAGCTGGTAACTATACGGTTATGGTGGCAGAACGCGGAGAACTTATCGGCTCCGAAGATTCCAATGTACTCTCCTTAAAGCTAGACAACGTCTATTACTACGATGAGGTCCAGCCCCGAGATGTCCAAAAGAAGAAAAAGAAACCCTTTGTTAAGAGCTATTTGGATGTCTATACCATAAATATAGATCTGAGTGAGATCAACAACATTGACTTAGAGGCCGAGGGCGAGCTGAGCAATCACGGGATGTATCCTATTTCGGAATTGATACCTGCCATAGACACCCTTTCTGATAATTTCTCTACAGACATCAAGACCTTTGCCAACACCATGTACTTGCGCAGCGGTGTGCCGAGCATTGGTGAGAATTATGCCCCTAAAGAACCTAAAGACACGGTTTATAATCCGCTAGATGCCTTTCAACCGATAGATCAGAAAAAGATCATTCAAATTGCGCAGAGCCATGTTAGCGGGACACTGCAGACCTTAGAGGCCAAAAAAGATGAGTTCTTCTTAAAACGCAAAAACATCATCAAACACGAAATAGCCCTGCACGAGAAATACGTCTTTGCCATTGCCTGTGTAATTTTATTCTTTATTGGAGCGCCCTTGGGAGCTATCATTAGAAAAGGAGGTTTTGGACTGCCCATGGTTATTGCCATCTTACTGTTTTTGACCTATCATTTTATCGGGATCTTTGCCAAGAACAGCGCAGAAGACGGCTCCTTAAATGCTGTGATGGCAACCTGGCTATCTAGTCTGATCTTATTACCCTTGGGTATTTGGATCACCTACCGCGCTACAACAGACCAGAATGTCTTTGACTTTGACAGTTTCTTTGGCCGCTTTAGACGCAGACCCAAATTGGCTCCGGTGGCCAATCAGGTGGCATTGAGCCAAACACAAAAGGATGAACTGGCCGCCTTAGACAACGATGGTTTGATTCGTGTGGTGAAATACCACCGCAAATTCGGATATAGCAGTACGTATCGCAATCAGGCCCTACTCTATTTGGAACAAAGGGGTATCTCAGAATTAGAACTGCGGATGCAAGGTAATTTTGAAGATCACATTTACAACGAAGCCATGTTGGCATTTGGGGAGTATAAAAAACTCTCCAAACAAACATTGTATATGTATCTCTTAAGTGTAGCATTGAGCATACTATTCTTATTCTTTGCTATTTACGATGCTCAAGTAGGTGCATTTCTAGAAGCTGCTTTGCCTGTTGTTTATTATGCCACACTCGCTTTTTTCTATATCAAACTGATACAGACCTTTCTTTGGCACAACAAGATCTACAAGGCCATGAAGCAAAAAACTCCAGTGGATATCATTGTGGGATATTTACTTTTCGGCTTGCCGCTTTTCTACTTCTTTAAAAGAACTTTCGATAAACGCATAGAAGCAGACATAAAACAATTGTAA